The Daucus carota subsp. sativus chromosome 9, DH1 v3.0, whole genome shotgun sequence genome window below encodes:
- the LOC108201676 gene encoding E3 ubiquitin-protein ligase UPL5 — translation MSLIDSISSHGSISSQPSKSNPTIQFFVRLFSEMETLVIRADVNDTIEHVLDLIQAKSGIPLNGQPLIYKSKQLYPEQTLGQCCVENDAVLQLVGVMPSTRHVKAQQTADEIVSLIWRLCKRKPGNKSLDSEARYLIRRNLTDYFTDLLPSDNDMAIGHLQVFSYSGVPAALVMLYMSPDHMMFGDELLRELVWVISFMPPYSFQQCVPILMEICKLLRRMPYYADNVIFDTCRTCLSSMVEFIEIEAAILDGGGCSTNFVTLKDMLTFVQEAVDKIILTMDGGIQPYTSMSPSLSLMTEELLHFKSFLMPLKRFIHGGYCYTKASQGEPYILTYTEDFNFMLKIFLRLLKKIDDCLEQLEKLLPSESENLGCNQYVLILIELNNMSKHFPVLARQFWKTLGRRKLSFCYLIIKYATRGEDYRWILEHKDVIDSECRRHLAMMLLPQVSDEDDDYLEILIERSRLLEDSFEYIAHAEADTLQAGLTLEFKDEEATGPGVLREWFVLVCEAIFDPQTALFVACPNDGRRFFPNPASKVDPLHLEYFKFAGRVIALALMYNVQVGIAFDRVLLLQLAGRNVSLEDTRDADPILYSSCKRILEMDPEEVDEDSLSLTFTVETNKLGCRNAVELYPDGKNIVVNSTNRDKYVARLVQYHFVDSVKDQVAQFAQGFDDIISSGRLRKSFFQFLELEDFDRLLYGSEKAISVEDWKSHTDYDGYEETDPQIWWFWETVASMSAGQRKALLFFWTSLKNLPVEGFGGLTCRLYIYKVSESCNRLPTSQTCFYRLCFPPYQSLKVMQDRLSLITQDHVGCSFGTF, via the exons ATGTCGCTCATCGATTCCATTTCTTCTCATGGCTCCATTTCTTCTCAGCCGTCGAAATCGAACCCTACCATACAGTTCTTTGTAAGATTGTTTTCTGAAATGGAAACATTAGTTATCCGAGCTGATGTTAACGATACAATTGAGCAcgttcttgatttgatccaagCGAAATCTGGAATTCCATTGAACGGGCAGCCGTTAATCTATAAGAGCAAGCAGCTTTACCCGGAGCAAACCCTAGGGCAATGTTGTGTCGAAAATGATGCTGTTTTACAGCTGGTTGGAGTCATGCCGAGTACTCGTCATGTGAAAGCTCAACAAACAGCTGATGAGATTGTTTCATTGATTTGGAGATTGTGTAAACGGAAACCGGGGAATAAATCTTTGGACAGCGAAGCACGTTACCTGATTCGAAGAAACCTCACTGATTATTTCACGGATTTGCTGCCGAGTGATAATGATATGGCTATAGGGCATCTGCAGGTATTCTCGTATTCTGGTGTACCAGCCGCGTTAGTTATGTTATATATGTCTCCTGATCATATGATGTTTGGTGATGAGCTTTTACGAGAGTTGGTTTGGGTCATTTCGTTTATGCCTCCATATTCCTTCCAACAATGTGTCCCTATTTTGATGGAGATTTGCAAGCTGTTGCGTAGGATGCCATATTATGCTGACAATGTTATCTTTGACACGTGCCGAACTTGTCTTAGTTCTATGGTGGAATTTATCGAAATTGAGGCAGCAATATTGGATGGAGGTGGATGCAGTACTAATTTTGTTACTTTAAAAGATATGCTCACATTTGTTCAAGAGGCTGTTGATAAAATAATTCTTACAATGGATGGTGGTATACAACCGTATACAAGTATGAGTCCTTCGCTTTCTTTAATGACGGAAGAGCTTCTCCATTTTAAAAGCTTTCTGATGCCTTTAAAAAGGTTTATACATGGCGGTTATTGTTACACGAAGGCCTCTCAAGGTGAACCTTATATTTTAACATACACGGAAGATTTTAACTTCATGCTTAAGATTTTCTTAAGGCTGTTGAAGAAGATTGATGATTGTCTTGAACAACTGGAGAAGTTGTTGCCCTCAGAGAGTGAAAATCTTGGGTGCAACCAGTATGTTTTGATCTTAATTGAACTGAATAACATGTCTAAGCACTTTCCAGTCCTAGCTAGACAATTTTGGAAAACCTTAGGGAGGAGGAAGCTTTCTTTCtgctatttaattattaaatatgctACGAGGGGTGAAGATTATAGGTGGATTTTGGAGCATAAGGATGTGATTGATTCTGAGTGCAGAAGGCATTTGGCAATGATGTTACTTCCACAAGTtagtgatgaagatgatgactaCCTAGAGATCCTTATAGAGAGATCACGATTGTTGGAGGATTCATTTGAGTACATCGCACACGCTGAGGCTGATACACTTCAAGCTGGTTTAACTTTGGAGTTTAAAGATGAGGAAGCTACTGGCCCCGGTGTACTGAGGGAATGGTTTGTCTTAGTTTGTGAAGCCATCTTTGATCCTCAAACTGCCCTCTTTGTAGCTTGTCCAAATGATGGCAGAAGGTTTTTTCCAAATCCAG CGTCGAAGGTGGATCCATTGCACCTAGAATACTTCAAGTTTGCTGGACGAGTAATTGCATTGGCCTTGATGTACAATGTTCAGGTTGGCATTGCCTTTGATAGAGTACTTCTTTTACAATTGGCCGGAAGGAATGTTTCTCTGGAAGATACACGGGATGCAGATCCAATCTTGTACAGTAGTTGCAAGAGAATATTGGAGATGGATCCTGAGGAAGTTGATGAAGATTCTCTATCTTTAACATTTACTGTAGAAACCAACAAGCTAGGATGCAGGAATGCTGTGGAGCTCTACCCTGATGGAAAAAATATTGTCGTGAATAGTACAAATAGAGACAAGTATGTTGCTAGGCTTGTTCAATATCATTTTGTTGATTCTGTTAAGGATCAGGTAGCTCAGTTTGCTCAGGGTTTTGATGATATCATAAGTTCGGGGAGGCTTAGGAAATCATTTTTCCAATTCTTAGAGCTAGAAGATTTTGACAGGCTGCTGTATGGCAGTGAAAAAGCTATAAGTGTTGAAGATTGGAAGTCTCACACTGACTACGATGGCTACGAGGAGACTGATCCTCAAATATGGTGGTTCTGGGAG ACTGTGGCGAGCATGTCAGCAGGGCAGAGAAAAGCTCTCCTATTCTTTTGGACGTCACTGAAGAATCTACCTGTAGAAGGTTTCGGTGGCTTAACCTGCCGGCTATACATTTACAAGGTGAGTGAGAGCTGCAATCGCCTTCCAACTTCTCAGACTTGCTTCTATCGGTTGTGCTTTCCTCCTTACCAATCGTTGAAAGTCATGCAAGATCGTCTAAGTCTCATCACCCAGGATCATGTTGGCTGCAGCTTTGGGACCTTTTGA
- the LOC135149696 gene encoding E3 ubiquitin-protein ligase UPL5-like gives MSLIDSCKHKLDSYTRVDDGVSSSSAVTMRSDVINSVSGARSAAGSAESSKSHSSLQFLVRLFSGMKTLVIRANVNDTIGYVLDLIQSKAGIPSNVQMLIYKSKQIYPEQTLGECCVENDAVLQLVGVMRSTRLVKAQQLVDEIVSLIWRLCKRNSGNEAWDREARRVIRRNLSDYFGDFLPKDNDIYFGHYLQVFCCSHVPASLAMLYMSPQNMIFGNELIQELITLISLLPRHLSLQCIPIYLEICKALRGMPYYRNDAMFNTCRRCLSDMVKCTEMKTAPNGAGYAYLVNFIKDMQTFVADAADEIVHSMDAGIELDTRTSPSHPLLTEVVYLKNFLMPVETFITEELFFKFRYRKVSQDGPYQEFSIMFETFFRLLNKMDYCLEELEKLLPTKSENLGCYQYVAIIMELNNMSKHFPDLAKQFWTTLRNRKLSFSYLIIKYASKEDDYEWISVHKEVTNFECRRHLAMMLLARVSDEDNNLIQEIMLIDRSRLLEDSFEYIAHSEAETLRASLDLQFKDEEATGPGVLREWFVLVCQAIFDPRNALFVACPNDRRRFFPNSGNQLGASVILLCPIYDS, from the coding sequence ATGTCTCTAATCGATTCCTGCAAACACAAATTGGACTCTTATACCCGTGTCGATGATGGTGTGAGTTCCTCTTCCGCCGTTACAATGAGATCTGACGTTATCAACTCTGTCTCCGGTGCTCGATCAGCAGCGGGTTCGGCTGAGTCATCGAAATCGCACTCTAGCCTACAGTTCCTTGTAAGATTGTTTTCTGGAATGAAAACATTAGTTATTCGAGCGAATGTTAATGATACAATTGGGTACGTTCTTGATTTGATACAATCGAAAGCTGGAATTCCATCGAACGTGCAGATGTTAATTTATAAGAGCAAGCAGATTTACCCGGAGCAAACCCTGGGGGAATGTTGTGTAGAAAATGATGCTGTGCTACAGTTGGTTGGAGTCATGCGGAGTACTCGTCTTGTCAAAGCTCAACAGTTAGTTGATGAGATTGTTTCATTGATTTGGAGATTGTGTAAAAGAAATTCGGGGAATGAAGCTTGGGATAGGGAAGCACGTCGCGTGATTAGAAGAAACTTATCTGATTATTTCGGAGATTTTCTTCCCAAGGATAATGATATTTATTTCGGGCATTATCTGCAGGTATTTTGTTGTTCTCATGTACCAGCTTCTTTAGCAATGTTATATATGTCTCCTCAAAATATGATATTTGGCAATGAGTTGATTCAAGAGTTGATTACGTTAATTTCTTTACTGCCTCGACATCTCTCCCTACAATGTATACCAATATATTTAGAGATTTGCAAGGCGTTGCGTGGGATGCCATATTACCGCAACGATGCTATGTTTAACACGTGCCGAAGATGTCTTAGTGACATGGTCAAATGTACCGAGATGAAGACTGCACCGAATGGAGCTGGCTATGCTTATcttgttaattttataaaagacatgCAAACTTTTGTTGCAGACGCTGCCGATGAGATAGTTCATTCTATGGATGCTGGTATAGAACTGGATACAAGGACGAGTCCCTCACATCCTTTATTGACTGAGGTTGTCTATCTCAAAAACTTTCTGATGCCTGTAGAAACATTTATTACAGAGGAGCTATTCTTTAAGTTTCGATACAGAAAGGTATCTCAGGATGGTCCTTATCAAGAATTTAGTATCATGTTTGAGACTTTCTTTAGGCTGCTGAACAAGATGGATTATTGTCTTGAAGAACTGGAGAAGTTATTGCCGACTAAGAGTGAAAATCTTGGGTGCTACCAGTATGTTGCAATCATAATGGAGCTGAATAATATGTCTAAGCACTTCCCAGACTTAGCAAAACAGTTTTGGACAACTTTGAGGAATAGGAAGCTTTCTTTCagctatttaattattaaatatgctAGCAAGGAGGATGATTATGAATGGATTTCGGTGCATAAAGAGGTGACAAATTTTGAGTGCAGAAGGCATTTGGCAATGATGTTACTTGCACGAGTTAGTGATGAGGATAACAACCTGATCCAAGAGATCATGCTTATTGACAGATCACGATTGTTGGAGGACTCTTTTGAATACATTGCACACTCTGAGGCTGAAACACTTCGAGCTAGTTTAGATTTGCAGTTTAAAGATGAGGAAGCTACTGGCCCTGGTGTTCTGAGGGAGTGGTTTGTCTTAGTTTGTCAAGCCATATTTGACCCTCGAAATGCCCTCTTTGTAGCTTGTCCAAATGATCGTAGAAGGTTTTTTCCAAATTCAGGTAATCAGCTTGGTGCTTCTGTCATTCTACTTTGCCCTATATATGATTCATAG